The window GCATACACTTATTCAAGACTTACCCCGAGACGCGACCATGACCGAGCTGGCTCGCTTGAAGTTCTATGCCACTCAGCCACATCCATGCAGCTATCTGCCCGAAGAACAGGCCACCACTCTGTTTCTCGACCCCAGTCAGCCGATGGATATGGAGGTCTACGCCGAGCTTTCGGAAGTAGGCTTTCGCCGTAGCGGCGATCACCTCTACCGCCCACACTGCCAGCACTGCAATGCCTGCGTTCCAGCCCGCATCCCGGCGAGCGTCTTTATCCCCAGCAGGCAGCAGCGACGCATTCTCAAGCGCAATTCCGAACTGCAAGTGCACGCGGTACGCCCGACCTTCTCGGAAGAGTACTACGCGCTGTACGTGCGCTATATCGAGCAGCGCCACGCCGATGGCGACATGTACCCACCCAGCCGCGAGCAGTTTTCAACCTTTCTAGTGCGCGACCTGCCCTTCGCACGTTTCTACGAGTTCCGCCAGCGCGAGCGCTTGCTGGCCATCGCAGTCACCGATGTCCTGCCCAATGGGCTTTCCGCGGTCTACACCTTCTACGATCCTGACGAAGAGCGCCGCAGCCTTGGCCGTTATGCCATTCTCTGGCAAATCGGTGAAGCAGCCCGCCTTGGGCTCCAGGCTGTCTACCTTGGTTACTGGATCAAAAATTGCCGCAAGATGAATTACAAGACTCAATACCGGCCAATTGAACTATTCGTTAATCAGCGCTGGGTCACCCTCACCTGAAGCCCTTGGCGGACTACCCCATTTTCGGGCACAATGCACGCCGATTTTGCCTGGAGCTTGTTGCTCCCGGCCATTCACTGAATACCGAGGGCTTTACTGCATGTCGAAAGAAGACAGCTTCGAAATGGAAGGCACTGTCGTCGACACCCTGCCCAACACCATGTTCCGCGTGGAGTTGGAAAACGGGCACGTCGTAACAGCGCACATCTCCGGCAAGATGCGCAAAAACTACATCCGTATCCTGACTGGCGATAAAGTGCGTGTCGAATTGACGCCCTACGATTTGAGCAAAGGCCGCATCACCTACCGCGCGCGCTAAGCCAATCCAAACAAAAACGCCCGGCATCTGCCGGGCGTTTTTGTTTGTCTCTTGTACCGCTAGACCAGCTCTGCCGTGGTTTCAAACTCAAAGGACAGCTCGCCGTCCTTCAGGTCGATATGCACCACCCCCCCATGCTCGGCCAACTCACCAAAGAGAATTTCTTCCGCCAGCGGCCGCTTGATCTTGTCCTGAATCAAGCGCGCCATTGGCCGCGCGCCCATCTGCACGTCATAACCAGCCTCGGCCAGCCAGCCCCGCGCCGTATCGCTGACCTCGAGAGTGACATGCTTGTCCTCGAGTTGCGCCTGCAATTCGGTGAGGAACTTGTCGACGATACTCTTGATCACCTCATGGCTCAGACGACCGAACTGAATGATGGTGTCCAGGCGGTTACGAAACTCCGGAGTGAAGCTCTTCTTGATGACTTCCATCGCATCAGTCGAGTGATCCTGATGGGTAAAGCCGATCGAAGCCCGCGCCGCGATTTCCGCCCCAGCATTGGTAGTCATAATCAGGATGACATTACGGAAGTCCGCCTTGCGCCCGTTGTTATCGGTCAGGGTACCGTGGTCCATTACCTGCAGCAGCAGGTTGAAGACTTCCGGATGCGCCTTCTCGATCTCGTCGAGCAGCAACACGCAATGCGGCATCTTGGTGATCGCCTCGGTCAACAGCCCACCCTGGTCAAACCCAACATAGCCGGGAGGCGCGCCGATCAGGCGCGAAACGGTATGCCGCTCCATGTACTCGGACATGTCGAAACGCACCAGCTCGATCCC is drawn from Pseudomonas cavernae and contains these coding sequences:
- the infA gene encoding translation initiation factor IF-1 — protein: MSKEDSFEMEGTVVDTLPNTMFRVELENGHVVTAHISGKMRKNYIRILTGDKVRVELTPYDLSKGRITYRAR
- a CDS encoding arginyltransferase, with amino-acid sequence MTELARLKFYATQPHPCSYLPEEQATTLFLDPSQPMDMEVYAELSEVGFRRSGDHLYRPHCQHCNACVPARIPASVFIPSRQQRRILKRNSELQVHAVRPTFSEEYYALYVRYIEQRHADGDMYPPSREQFSTFLVRDLPFARFYEFRQRERLLAIAVTDVLPNGLSAVYTFYDPDEERRSLGRYAILWQIGEAARLGLQAVYLGYWIKNCRKMNYKTQYRPIELFVNQRWVTLT